In the genome of Pseudomonas sp. P5_109, one region contains:
- a CDS encoding VWA domain-containing protein, protein MDINLSDFHFLRPLWLLLAIFGALLPLLWRRNQDLQRRLRSNIAAHLLPHLLITPQDQQRLRPVHLVCALLVLGAVAAAGPTWEQDRPDFLQNRAPLIIAVDLSPSMDASDVPPSRLEAVKHKLHDLIQRRAGSRNALIAYAGSAHLVLPATDDPALLDTFIQALATDLISKPGKNVSAVIDQAKRLLAAEKTPGTLLLITDGADTSALAGLDKQLADSALQVLVLAAGSTDGGIIRDASGQPRTDSNGRPQLGSFDQDALKQLASTLDAPLGSLTLNDDDLDWIELHAEQHFQSASDEQRELHWKDAGYWLCWPLLLIAFFSVRRGWSVNWMAGLLLALGLGLQPAPAQANALTDAFFTRDQQGRWAFEHQHYPQAAALFVDPYWKGVAAYNAADFDLALASFARLDTPQAYFYLGNIYVRRFKFDQAIAAYQQALKLQPQFPEATANLALAIALEKDTESAEKNAPEVKPDEIKMDKAPGKGQSKKVETQQAASDEQWLQNLTTSPAKFLKQKFSLQDQAGAKP, encoded by the coding sequence ATGGACATCAACCTCAGCGACTTCCATTTCCTGCGCCCGCTGTGGCTGTTGCTCGCGATCTTCGGTGCGTTACTGCCGCTGCTATGGCGGCGCAACCAGGACCTGCAACGGCGCTTGCGCAGCAACATCGCCGCGCATCTGCTACCGCACCTGCTGATCACTCCGCAAGACCAACAACGCCTGCGTCCGGTGCACCTGGTGTGCGCGCTGCTGGTGCTGGGTGCCGTTGCGGCTGCCGGGCCGACCTGGGAACAGGACCGCCCGGACTTTCTGCAAAACCGCGCGCCGCTGATCATTGCCGTCGACCTGTCGCCGTCCATGGACGCCAGCGATGTTCCGCCCAGTCGCCTGGAAGCGGTCAAGCACAAGCTCCACGACCTGATCCAGCGCCGGGCCGGTTCGCGCAACGCCTTGATTGCCTACGCCGGCAGCGCGCACCTGGTATTGCCCGCCACCGACGATCCGGCGCTGCTCGACACCTTCATCCAGGCCCTGGCCACCGACCTGATCAGCAAACCGGGAAAAAATGTCAGTGCGGTCATCGATCAGGCCAAGCGCCTGCTCGCCGCCGAGAAAACGCCCGGCACCCTGCTGCTGATCACCGATGGCGCCGACACCTCGGCACTGGCCGGGCTGGACAAACAACTGGCCGACAGCGCACTGCAAGTCCTGGTATTGGCGGCTGGCAGCACAGACGGCGGGATCATTCGCGATGCCAGCGGTCAGCCGCGCACCGACAGCAACGGTCGCCCGCAACTGGGCAGTTTCGATCAGGACGCCCTCAAGCAGCTTGCATCGACGCTGGATGCGCCACTGGGCAGCTTGACCCTCAACGATGACGATCTGGACTGGATCGAACTGCACGCCGAGCAACATTTCCAGTCAGCCAGTGACGAGCAGCGCGAATTGCACTGGAAAGACGCCGGTTACTGGCTGTGCTGGCCGCTGTTGCTGATCGCTTTCTTCAGCGTACGCAGGGGCTGGAGCGTGAACTGGATGGCTGGCTTGCTGCTGGCGCTGGGCCTGGGTCTGCAACCGGCGCCGGCACAGGCCAACGCACTGACCGATGCCTTCTTCACCCGCGACCAGCAAGGTCGCTGGGCCTTTGAACATCAGCACTACCCTCAGGCGGCGGCGCTGTTTGTCGATCCCTACTGGAAAGGCGTTGCCGCCTACAACGCGGCCGACTTCGATCTGGCCCTGGCCAGTTTCGCGCGCCTGGACACACCGCAGGCTTATTTCTACCTGGGCAACATCTACGTGCGCCGGTTCAAGTTCGATCAGGCCATCGCGGCCTATCAGCAGGCGCTGAAGTTGCAACCACAGTTCCCCGAAGCCACGGCCAACCTGGCCTTGGCTATCGCCTTGGAGAAAGACACCGAAAGCGCCGAGAAAAACGCGCCGGAGGTCAAGCCCGACGAAATCAAGATGGACAAGGCACCGGGTAAAGGTCAAAGCAAAAAGGTCGAGACCCAGCAAGCGGCATCGGATGAGCAGTGGTTGCAGAACCTGACTACATCGCCGGCGAAATTTCTCAAGCAGAAGTTCAGCTTGCAGGATCAGGCGGGGGCTAAACCATGA
- a CDS encoding vWA domain-containing protein has protein sequence MWQLDYPWLLILLPLPWFGYRYLPDYREARSAVRVPFFAAMSRAVGQAPSQAGTRSNRWQLLLNLLLWTLLLVAASRPVLVEKPIERQQPVRDLMLAIDISQSMETTDFTDANGQKINRLAAVKEVVHGFIDKRKEDRIGLIVFGTGAYPQAPLTLDHASLSLLLDDTGIGMAGPNTAIGDAIGLSLKLLDQAHEQEKVLILLTDGNDTSSAITPDHAAAMAAAKGVVIHTIGIGDPNAEGEAKVNLQGLQDIAQATGGRFFRAEDRNALDQVYSTLDKLTPHEVKTLSHQPKRDLFWWPLGAAIALLAIYHLGALLLPRLMLARQRQEA, from the coding sequence ATGTGGCAGCTTGATTACCCCTGGCTGCTGATCCTGCTGCCGCTGCCGTGGTTCGGCTATCGCTATCTGCCCGATTACCGCGAAGCGCGCAGCGCCGTGCGTGTCCCGTTTTTTGCGGCGATGAGCCGTGCGGTCGGGCAGGCCCCGAGCCAGGCCGGCACCCGCAGCAACCGCTGGCAACTACTCCTGAACCTGCTGCTCTGGACGCTGTTGCTGGTGGCGGCGAGCCGGCCGGTGCTGGTGGAAAAGCCAATCGAACGCCAGCAACCGGTGCGCGACCTGATGTTGGCCATCGACATTTCCCAGTCGATGGAAACCACTGATTTCACCGACGCCAACGGCCAGAAAATCAATCGCCTGGCCGCAGTCAAGGAAGTGGTGCACGGGTTCATCGACAAGCGTAAAGAAGATCGAATCGGACTGATCGTGTTCGGCACCGGGGCTTATCCGCAGGCGCCGTTGACCCTCGATCACGCCAGCCTGTCGCTGCTGCTGGACGACACCGGCATCGGCATGGCCGGCCCTAACACGGCCATCGGCGACGCCATCGGCTTGAGCCTGAAACTGTTGGATCAGGCCCACGAACAGGAGAAAGTGCTGATCCTGCTCACCGACGGCAACGATACCAGCAGCGCTATCACCCCGGACCACGCCGCCGCCATGGCCGCGGCCAAAGGCGTGGTGATTCACACCATCGGCATTGGCGACCCGAATGCCGAAGGCGAAGCCAAGGTCAACCTGCAAGGCTTGCAGGACATCGCCCAAGCCACGGGCGGACGCTTCTTTCGCGCCGAGGACCGCAACGCCCTGGATCAGGTCTACAGCACCCTGGACAAACTCACCCCGCATGAGGTCAAAACCCTCAGCCACCAGCCCAAACGCGACCTGTTCTGGTGGCCGCTGGGCGCTGCCATTGCCCTGCTGGCGATTTATCACCTGGGCGCCCTGCTGCTTCCTCGCCTGATGCTCGCCCGTCAACGGCAGGAGGCCTGA
- a CDS encoding DUF4381 domain-containing protein yields the protein MNPNIPSIDQLKEMALPEPVSYVPQTWGWWVLLALLIVALVVTGARRYWQWRRDRYRREALLRLEELQQRSNDLSALRELPELLKRVAISMPNAKPVGAGLLAKRPLHSKLMSTERTPSRASPLPQGSPAALGKEDWQAFLQRHSKQPLPADFSQQLSLLAYAPDATLRALPPDQRQQLFNTCKTWVERHHVAA from the coding sequence ATGAACCCCAACATCCCGAGCATCGATCAACTCAAGGAAATGGCACTGCCGGAGCCTGTCAGTTACGTGCCGCAAACCTGGGGTTGGTGGGTGTTGCTGGCGCTCTTGATCGTCGCACTGGTGGTCACAGGCGCACGGCGATACTGGCAATGGCGGCGCGATCGTTACCGGCGCGAGGCGTTGCTGCGGCTGGAGGAGTTGCAGCAGCGCAGCAATGACCTGAGCGCGCTGCGCGAGCTTCCGGAGCTGCTCAAACGCGTCGCGATCTCTATGCCGAACGCAAAACCTGTGGGAGCGGGCTTGCTCGCGAAGAGGCCATTACATTCAAAATTGATGTCGACTGAAAGGACGCCTTCGCGAGCAAGCCCGCTCCCACAGGGGTCTCCTGCTGCATTGGGGAAAGAGGACTGGCAGGCGTTTTTGCAGCGCCACAGTAAACAGCCGCTGCCCGCCGACTTCAGCCAGCAACTCTCGCTGCTCGCCTACGCCCCCGACGCAACATTGCGGGCCCTGCCCCCAGACCAGCGCCAGCAACTGTTCAACACCTGCAAAACCTGGGTGGAGCGTCATCATGTGGCAGCTTGA